The following proteins come from a genomic window of Nautilia profundicola AmH:
- a CDS encoding CDC27 family protein produces MTFLELEKKCKKRKLLKLLKILLFVLILSAAVSFYLFKLNKSDTQNNKNIELINKKQPVKQKETDIKQDIKTNEIKKETKTEKNSNAKLNLIIDLNITEPGKTESKMPKPKQEQAQQTSPVKVKKDNSFIMTAQTLPSFETCMALAKKYYQEGNYKEALKWAKNANTQNNKKPDSWIMSARALYKLGKKDEALKILKIYYNYHKDESVKKVMGEFNETN; encoded by the coding sequence ATGACATTTTTAGAATTAGAAAAAAAATGTAAAAAAAGGAAATTATTAAAGCTCCTAAAAATATTATTATTTGTACTAATATTATCTGCAGCGGTTAGTTTTTATTTGTTTAAGTTAAATAAAAGCGATACACAAAACAATAAAAATATTGAACTAATAAATAAAAAACAACCTGTTAAGCAAAAAGAAACCGATATAAAACAAGATATAAAAACAAACGAAATAAAAAAAGAAACAAAAACTGAAAAAAACAGTAATGCAAAATTAAATTTAATTATCGATTTAAACATTACTGAACCTGGGAAAACTGAATCAAAAATGCCTAAACCAAAACAAGAACAGGCTCAACAGACATCTCCTGTAAAAGTTAAAAAAGACAACTCGTTTATTATGACAGCTCAAACGTTACCTTCTTTTGAAACCTGTATGGCATTAGCAAAAAAATATTATCAAGAGGGTAATTATAAAGAAGCCTTAAAATGGGCAAAAAACGCCAATACACAAAATAATAAAAAACCAGATTCGTGGATTATGAGTGCAAGGGCTTTATATAAACTCGGAAAGAAAGACGAAGCATTGAAAATACTTAAAATATACTATAATTACCATAAGGACGAGTCCGTTAAAAAAGTAATGGGGGAATTTAATGAAACTAATTAG
- a CDS encoding fatty acid--CoA ligase, whose translation MIKYDYNNFYEILEKNAKQYPKKTAYFIDDRKITWGRVKKKVDTFARTLEFLGVKKGDKVPIFVGNSIEYIVALLGIQKLGAVAVPINTFLKEEEVAYIVNDVEATLMVASAKLAGSIKNIRDKTNIKKIIWEGDWEKVDADNISFSEILSNFESHEVSELPKIDDLAVIIYTSGTTGKPKGAMLSYKNFFSNIYGVNELIKLNHKDRFIAYLPMFHSFTLTVNILLPMFYAAPVVIIRSIMPFSNIIKQTLLKRVTIFTGVPDVYSALSRAKLPFYFHWFNKVRFYISGAAALPGEVLERFSAKFKKGKLLEGYGLSETSPVVAVNRPELQKPYSVGPAIPGVEVKIVNDELMEVPVGEPGEIIVKGDNVMQGYYKREDATAETIINGWLLTGDIGKVDEDGYIYILDRKKDLIISKGVNIYPREIEEICLKYDGVKECAVVGMKDEQSGEIPVAFIELEDGAEIKEGELKRFLKQHLANYKVPKHIYFVEELPKNATGKVLKRVLRDKIDEYINKN comes from the coding sequence ATGATTAAATACGATTATAATAACTTTTATGAGATTTTGGAAAAGAATGCTAAACAATATCCCAAAAAAACCGCTTATTTTATTGACGACAGAAAAATAACTTGGGGCAGAGTAAAGAAAAAAGTCGATACGTTTGCAAGAACCCTTGAATTTTTAGGAGTTAAAAAAGGTGACAAGGTTCCTATTTTTGTAGGAAACTCTATTGAGTATATCGTGGCTCTTTTGGGTATTCAAAAATTAGGCGCCGTTGCTGTTCCGATTAATACGTTTTTGAAAGAAGAAGAAGTTGCGTATATCGTTAATGACGTTGAAGCGACATTGATGGTGGCAAGTGCCAAACTTGCCGGATCTATCAAAAATATCAGGGATAAAACGAATATTAAAAAAATAATATGGGAAGGGGACTGGGAAAAAGTAGATGCGGACAACATCTCTTTTAGTGAAATACTTTCAAACTTTGAATCTCATGAAGTTAGCGAACTTCCGAAAATTGACGACTTAGCCGTTATTATTTATACTTCAGGGACTACAGGTAAGCCTAAAGGGGCAATGCTTAGTTACAAAAACTTTTTTTCAAATATTTACGGGGTTAACGAACTTATAAAACTCAATCACAAAGACAGATTTATCGCATATCTTCCTATGTTCCATTCATTTACGCTGACGGTTAACATTCTTCTTCCTATGTTTTATGCCGCTCCTGTTGTAATAATACGCTCGATTATGCCTTTTAGCAATATTATTAAACAGACTTTACTTAAAAGAGTGACTATTTTTACAGGTGTGCCTGATGTTTATTCAGCACTTAGCCGTGCAAAACTTCCTTTTTATTTCCATTGGTTTAATAAAGTGAGATTTTATATTTCAGGTGCCGCAGCGCTACCTGGAGAAGTTCTTGAGAGATTTTCGGCAAAATTTAAAAAAGGAAAACTTCTTGAGGGTTACGGACTTAGTGAAACATCGCCAGTTGTAGCCGTAAATAGACCGGAACTTCAAAAGCCGTATTCGGTAGGACCGGCAATTCCTGGTGTAGAAGTTAAAATTGTAAATGATGAGCTTATGGAAGTGCCAGTAGGAGAGCCGGGTGAGATTATCGTCAAAGGCGACAACGTAATGCAAGGATATTATAAACGTGAAGACGCAACGGCCGAGACAATTATAAACGGCTGGCTTTTAACAGGTGATATAGGAAAAGTGGATGAAGACGGATATATTTATATACTTGACAGAAAGAAAGATTTAATAATTTCTAAAGGTGTAAATATTTATCCGCGTGAAATCGAAGAGATATGTTTAAAATACGACGGTGTGAAAGAGTGTGCGGTTGTCGGAATGAAAGATGAGCAAAGCGGTGAAATTCCGGTTGCGTTTATAGAGCTTGAAGACGGGGCCGAGATAAAAGAAGGAGAGCTTAAGAGATTTTTAAAACAGCACCTTGCAAACTATAAAGTACCAAAGCACATCTATTTTGTAGAAGAACTTCCGAAAAACGCAACTGGTAAAGTTTTAAAAAGAGTATTAAGAGATAAAATAGACGAGTATATAAATAAAAATTAA
- the rpsR gene encoding 30S ribosomal protein S18, with translation MAADPKKKYGKKRCKYCEMKVDFIGYKDLDLIKYSLSERYKIMPRRLTGTCKKHQDMVTKAIKRARQVALIPYVVDRHRVIENPFDAIKPLKTK, from the coding sequence ATGGCAGCAGATCCAAAGAAAAAATACGGAAAAAAAAGATGCAAATACTGCGAAATGAAAGTAGATTTCATCGGATATAAAGATCTTGATTTAATTAAATATTCTCTATCTGAGAGATATAAAATTATGCCAAGAAGACTTACTGGTACTTGTAAAAAACACCAAGATATGGTTACTAAAGCTATTAAAAGAGCAAGACAAGTTGCACTTATCCCTTACGTAGTAGATAGACACAGAGTAATCGAAAATCCGTTCGACGCAATTAAACCTCTTAAAACTAAGTAA
- the ssb gene encoding single-stranded DNA-binding protein, translated as MYNKVILVGNLTRDVELKYTPTGTAIAKFGLATNRTFKDNVTGENKQEVMFIDITVFGRSAEIANQYLRKGRKVLIEGRLVLDQWVDGNGQKRSKHSIVAEKVQFMENKNSGDEGGYQQSTPSYNQPQQPTAQPQMQQKQNQNNIPSIDIDDEEIPF; from the coding sequence ATGTATAATAAAGTTATTCTCGTAGGAAACTTAACACGTGACGTTGAATTAAAATATACGCCTACGGGAACAGCTATTGCCAAATTCGGACTGGCTACTAATAGAACATTTAAAGATAACGTAACCGGAGAAAACAAACAAGAGGTTATGTTTATTGATATAACTGTTTTCGGAAGAAGTGCCGAAATAGCCAACCAGTACCTTAGAAAAGGTAGAAAAGTATTAATTGAAGGTCGTTTAGTTCTTGACCAATGGGTAGATGGGAACGGACAAAAACGCAGCAAACATTCTATAGTTGCAGAAAAAGTGCAGTTTATGGAGAATAAAAACAGCGGAGATGAAGGCGGATACCAACAATCAACACCTTCATATAATCAACCGCAGCAGCCGACGGCTCAGCCACAGATGCAACAAAAACAAAATCAAAACAATATTCCGTCAATCGATATCGATGACGAAGAAATACCATTTTAA
- a CDS encoding type II secretion system protein has translation MKKAFTLIELIFVIVIIGLLAAVAVPKFLNLKQHAEANSVVKTTVDAAQQAVEAAINYRDLEGKEYNLSDLITLKGKNWNWPDNNTTEYNDSGNIVARIELGDGWVNYEINCSKFKDQTTIEKCKNLLGKSSIEANLTY, from the coding sequence ATGAAAAAAGCGTTTACATTAATCGAACTAATTTTCGTTATTGTAATTATCGGACTATTGGCAGCTGTTGCTGTTCCTAAGTTTTTAAATCTTAAACAGCACGCTGAAGCGAACAGTGTAGTTAAAACTACAGTAGATGCGGCGCAACAAGCGGTAGAAGCTGCAATTAATTATAGAGACTTAGAAGGAAAAGAATATAATCTTTCAGATTTGATTACTTTAAAAGGTAAAAACTGGAATTGGCCTGATAATAACACAACTGAATATAATGACAGCGGTAACATAGTAGCGAGAATTGAATTAGGCGACGGTTGGGTTAATTATGAAATTAACTGTTCTAAATTCAAAGATCAAACAACAATAGAGAAATGTAAGAATTTATTAGGAAAATCTTCAATCGAAGCAAACTTAACATATTAA
- a CDS encoding type II secretion system protein — translation MKKAFTLIELIFVIVIIGVLASIAIPKFKNLTTHAKSSGIKSVVTSVQSSIDNIHGKWIINDNYIWDPDGDGNTNLNDEGYPISLDSGKNETSLFKYVLKIPVPSCGNRTQSCWKEYDDNRYEYIYTPSKILKIDYNATTGTLECTDGVGITKEECEQTIY, via the coding sequence ATGAAAAAAGCATTTACATTAATAGAGCTTATTTTTGTAATCGTAATAATTGGGGTTTTGGCGTCAATTGCCATCCCCAAATTTAAAAACCTCACAACACATGCAAAATCTTCAGGAATCAAATCAGTAGTTACATCTGTACAATCTTCAATTGACAATATTCACGGAAAGTGGATTATCAATGATAATTATATTTGGGATCCCGACGGTGACGGGAATACAAATCTGAATGACGAAGGATACCCTATATCACTTGACAGCGGAAAAAACGAAACTTCATTATTCAAATATGTATTAAAAATACCGGTACCAAGCTGTGGAAACAGAACTCAAAGCTGCTGGAAAGAGTATGATGATAACAGATACGAGTATATATATACTCCAAGTAAGATCTTAAAAATTGATTATAATGCAACAACAGGAACACTTGAGTGTACAGACGGTGTAGGAATAACTAAAGAGGAATGCGAACAAACCATTTACTAA
- a CDS encoding AAA family ATPase, which translates to MLGELIEEFRDKIDINDFFSYINFEIVKEELISTKSNIIFLLGKPGSGKSYMLSLLKYKYPEKYILQKEPFLSKEEFLNTHKNLKNKVILIDEAQLLPIEMIEFLRLLSDNGNQVVLSMHQKEGEKIANLPQFASRYTQKIFMKPLTFDEFEKYVMSKFIKNNRYDLIDKKRLKKIYKLTKGNFRLSKKFIFTALTLLDYSFRNSLKYNRIDNCIIDMTALELGLIK; encoded by the coding sequence ATGTTAGGTGAACTTATTGAGGAGTTTAGGGATAAAATAGACATAAATGATTTTTTCAGTTACATTAATTTTGAAATAGTAAAAGAAGAATTAATATCCACTAAATCGAATATAATTTTTTTATTGGGAAAACCCGGAAGCGGCAAAAGTTATATGCTTTCACTTTTAAAGTACAAATATCCCGAGAAATACATTCTTCAAAAAGAACCTTTTTTAAGTAAAGAAGAGTTTTTAAATACACATAAGAATCTTAAAAACAAGGTGATTTTAATTGATGAAGCCCAATTATTACCTATAGAAATGATTGAATTTTTAAGACTATTAAGTGATAACGGAAATCAAGTTGTATTGAGTATGCATCAAAAAGAAGGCGAAAAAATTGCGAATTTACCGCAGTTTGCATCAAGATATACCCAAAAAATTTTTATGAAACCCCTTACGTTTGATGAATTTGAAAAATATGTGATGTCTAAATTTATAAAAAACAACAGATATGATTTAATTGATAAGAAAAGACTAAAAAAAATATACAAACTTACAAAAGGCAATTTTAGGCTTTCTAAGAAATTTATTTTTACTGCTTTAACGCTACTTGATTATTCTTTCAGAAACTCTCTAAAATACAATAGAATCGATAACTGTATCATTGATATGACAGCATTGGAATTAGGATTGATAAAATGA
- a CDS encoding GspE/PulE family protein, translating into MIKKKVRLGDLLLHEKIITEEELSKALEKQNEYKQQGVFKKLGEILIELGFATEKQILEALSKQLNFPFVDLYGEKIDYELLSSFPLNLIEKHHVIPFKKDDEYIYVATADPLDYDSLELIEKFSPKPLKVFIALSKDIQIIIERLKINISTHELINKVKKELKSGGTESISAIDELLDLILEKAIKDRATDVHIEPLRYNFIVRARTDGVLKELFSFEKEIYFPLVSKIKLLSNMDISEKRKPQDGRFTKNYNSNIYDFRVSTTPTLHGESVVLRILDQEKILLRMTELGMSEYNLKRFEKLIHSPYGIVFVTGPTGSGKTTTLYAALNEIKGVDKKIITIEDPVEYEIPLIQQIPVNAKIGVTFATALRSILRQDPDIIMLGEVRDTETLESAIQASLTGHLVLATLHTNDAPSAVTRMIQMGAQNYMVADSLIGVVAQRLVRKICPYCKTEYFPSKEELEMIKPFLKEEIKFYKGQGCKECGFTGYIGREMISEVLVINEKLAHLIAINKDKIEILKAAKESGFVSMIDDGINKIKAGITTLEEILRVVKVDVL; encoded by the coding sequence ATGATTAAGAAAAAAGTAAGATTAGGGGATTTATTATTACATGAAAAAATAATTACCGAAGAAGAGCTTAGTAAAGCGTTAGAAAAACAAAACGAGTATAAACAGCAAGGGGTTTTTAAAAAACTTGGTGAAATTTTGATAGAGTTGGGATTTGCAACAGAAAAGCAGATATTAGAAGCTCTTTCCAAACAGCTTAACTTTCCTTTTGTGGATTTATACGGTGAAAAAATAGATTATGAACTGTTGTCATCTTTTCCGCTAAACCTTATAGAAAAACATCATGTAATTCCTTTTAAAAAAGATGATGAATATATATATGTGGCCACTGCGGACCCTCTTGATTATGATTCTTTGGAATTAATTGAAAAATTTTCTCCTAAACCTTTAAAAGTGTTTATAGCATTAAGTAAAGATATACAGATTATTATTGAACGTTTAAAAATCAACATTTCCACACATGAACTGATAAATAAAGTAAAAAAAGAACTAAAAAGCGGGGGAACCGAAAGTATTAGTGCCATTGATGAACTACTTGATTTGATATTGGAAAAAGCCATTAAAGACAGGGCGACGGATGTGCATATCGAACCTTTAAGATACAACTTTATTGTAAGAGCCAGAACAGACGGTGTGTTAAAAGAGCTGTTTTCATTTGAAAAAGAGATTTATTTCCCTCTTGTTTCAAAAATAAAACTTTTATCAAATATGGATATTAGTGAAAAAAGAAAACCTCAAGACGGCCGTTTTACAAAAAACTACAATTCTAACATTTATGATTTCAGGGTTTCAACAACTCCAACTCTTCACGGTGAGAGTGTGGTTTTAAGAATTCTGGATCAGGAAAAAATTCTTCTTCGTATGACTGAACTTGGAATGAGTGAGTATAACCTTAAAAGATTTGAAAAACTTATCCACTCTCCTTATGGGATTGTGTTTGTCACTGGTCCTACGGGAAGCGGTAAAACAACAACTCTTTATGCGGCTTTAAATGAAATTAAAGGTGTCGACAAAAAAATTATTACGATTGAAGACCCAGTCGAATATGAAATACCTCTTATTCAGCAAATACCGGTAAACGCTAAGATAGGAGTTACATTCGCTACAGCACTTAGAAGTATTTTAAGACAGGATCCGGATATTATAATGCTTGGGGAAGTTAGAGATACTGAAACACTCGAATCTGCCATTCAAGCATCTTTAACAGGGCATTTGGTCTTAGCTACGCTTCATACAAATGATGCGCCGAGTGCCGTTACAAGAATGATTCAAATGGGGGCTCAAAACTATATGGTTGCCGATTCTTTAATAGGAGTTGTGGCTCAAAGGCTTGTAAGGAAAATCTGTCCATACTGTAAAACCGAGTATTTTCCTTCAAAAGAAGAGCTTGAAATGATAAAGCCGTTTTTAAAAGAGGAAATTAAATTTTACAAAGGACAAGGCTGTAAAGAGTGCGGATTTACGGGATATATAGGCCGTGAGATGATTAGTGAAGTGCTTGTGATAAATGAAAAACTTGCTCATTTAATCGCGATTAATAAAGATAAAATCGAAATATTAAAAGCGGCTAAAGAGAGTGGATTTGTAAGTATGATTGATGACGGTATAAATAAAATAAAAGCCGGAATTACAACTTTAGAAGAAATTCTAAGGGTGGTTAAAGTCGATGTACTTTAA
- a CDS encoding type II secretion system protein GspD yields MKKLLILILFITSMFATDCDKKLFSLHIANPVNFKMILSDLVNECKLNIVLKDKKAKKMINQNLEFINVENVSFKELLNTLFQHADLFYELKNNTLIVSYNKTKTFRVDFIPNSISGISNIDSTDNTIKTDYKFDFWDNLKNNIIQILKNTNPNYKEPIIDKNSGLVTVTGDRNQIEEIDRYINDLNNRLHKEVLIDVKIYSVTLSSSHKTGIDWSQLSLSLADKSVPITASNIIGANAVFKEATFNVGGLLNFLAQNGNVNSISNPKIVTLNNQKALIKVGDTIYYKYASEITTDNNGNPTTEYTIDSKFVGVLLDITPQISDNGEIILSINPRISAFKDATQLSNVNRDMPPDTQDNTMISVVKLKDNDTLVLGGLITDDKQLKVNGVPVLKEIPIIKYLFSSREEITTKKELVFVITPHIIDLKQKKTLRDYGYKKLPSLEDLNVR; encoded by the coding sequence ATGAAAAAACTGTTAATTTTAATATTATTTATAACTTCAATGTTTGCAACTGATTGTGATAAAAAACTTTTTTCTTTACACATTGCAAATCCTGTAAACTTTAAGATGATTTTATCTGATTTAGTTAACGAATGTAAGTTGAATATAGTATTAAAAGATAAAAAAGCAAAAAAAATGATTAATCAAAATCTTGAATTTATTAATGTTGAAAATGTTTCTTTTAAAGAGCTGTTGAATACATTGTTTCAACATGCGGATCTATTTTATGAATTAAAAAACAATACATTAATTGTATCGTATAACAAAACAAAAACATTTAGGGTTGATTTCATTCCTAATTCTATAAGCGGTATTTCAAATATTGATTCCACGGATAATACGATAAAAACAGATTACAAATTTGATTTCTGGGATAATTTGAAAAATAATATTATTCAGATACTGAAAAATACTAATCCGAATTATAAAGAACCAATAATTGATAAAAACTCAGGTTTGGTGACTGTGACTGGAGACAGAAATCAGATTGAAGAAATTGACAGATATATCAATGATTTAAACAACAGACTGCATAAAGAGGTGCTCATAGATGTTAAAATATATAGTGTTACTCTTTCAAGTTCTCATAAAACGGGTATCGACTGGTCTCAACTTTCCTTATCATTAGCGGACAAAAGTGTTCCTATTACGGCGTCAAATATAATAGGAGCAAATGCCGTATTCAAAGAAGCAACATTTAATGTCGGGGGGCTTTTAAACTTTTTAGCTCAAAACGGTAATGTTAATTCTATTTCAAACCCTAAAATAGTAACTTTGAATAATCAAAAAGCATTAATTAAAGTGGGAGATACTATTTATTATAAATATGCTTCGGAAATTACAACGGATAACAATGGTAACCCTACAACGGAATACACGATTGATTCTAAATTTGTAGGAGTGCTGTTAGATATAACACCACAAATAAGTGATAACGGAGAAATAATCTTAAGTATTAATCCGAGAATCAGTGCGTTTAAAGATGCAACACAGTTAAGTAATGTCAATAGGGATATGCCACCGGATACTCAAGATAATACCATGATAAGTGTCGTTAAATTAAAAGATAACGACACTCTTGTATTGGGAGGACTTATTACGGATGATAAACAGCTAAAAGTAAACGGGGTTCCGGTATTAAAAGAAATTCCTATTATTAAATATTTATTCTCATCAAGAGAAGAAATTACAACAAAAAAAGAGCTTGTTTTTGTTATAACTCCTCATATAATCGACTTAAAACAGAAAAAAACATTAAGAGATTACGGGTATAAAAAACTTCCGAGTTTAGAGGATTTAAATGTTAGGTGA
- a CDS encoding sensor histidine kinase, with protein MEIPSSQKELLKNLETLIQRTYEVEEEFIELKNILNGVIEFLPQALWVVDKNGEVIVQNSKTKEFDSIPNTGEIEISNKVFLVQKSTIKDKNIISATDITEQKRNERLIAMGQMAAHLAHEIRNPIGSISILISLLKKQCGGNELLEEMKSSIFRIERIIKSTLLFSKGLQPKIKPFLLSELKEEIENSIKYYSYSKEIEFLFFLPDIEIKADFDLLLLVLQNMIFNAIDAIEEDDTEQGLIEILYENDENYHIINIYDNGKEFENKDILFEPFKSTKTKGNGLGLALSLEIINAHNGKIEIATKKKGFKLYLPK; from the coding sequence ATGGAAATCCCTTCCTCTCAAAAAGAGCTATTAAAAAACCTTGAAACTCTGATTCAAAGAACATATGAGGTTGAAGAAGAGTTTATTGAACTGAAAAATATTTTAAACGGAGTAATAGAATTTTTACCCCAGGCGCTTTGGGTTGTAGACAAAAACGGTGAAGTTATAGTTCAAAACTCAAAAACAAAAGAGTTCGACTCTATTCCGAATACGGGGGAAATAGAAATCTCAAACAAGGTCTTTTTGGTTCAAAAATCCACAATTAAAGACAAAAACATCATAAGCGCCACCGATATAACCGAACAAAAAAGAAATGAACGCTTAATAGCTATGGGACAGATGGCGGCTCATCTCGCACATGAAATAAGAAATCCGATAGGTTCGATTTCTATTTTAATATCTCTTCTTAAAAAACAGTGCGGCGGTAATGAATTGCTTGAAGAGATGAAAAGCTCTATATTTAGAATAGAAAGAATTATAAAATCCACCCTTCTCTTTTCAAAAGGCCTACAACCGAAGATTAAACCCTTTTTACTAAGTGAACTTAAAGAAGAAATAGAAAACTCTATTAAATATTATTCTTATTCGAAAGAGATAGAGTTTTTATTTTTCTTACCAGACATTGAAATTAAAGCGGATTTTGATTTACTGCTATTAGTTCTTCAAAATATGATTTTCAACGCAATAGATGCAATTGAAGAAGACGATACGGAACAGGGATTAATTGAAATTTTATATGAAAACGATGAAAATTATCACATTATCAATATTTACGATAACGGAAAAGAGTTTGAAAATAAAGATATTTTATTCGAGCCTTTTAAATCCACTAAAACAAAAGGTAACGGTTTAGGCCTTGCTTTAAGCTTGGAAATAATAAATGCTCACAACGGAAAAATAGAAATTGCAACAAAGAAAAAAGGATTTAAGTTATACCTGCCTAAATAA
- a CDS encoding prepilin-type N-terminal cleavage/methylation domain-containing protein: MKAFSLMELIFVIVIMGILSFIGLQFIPDETLTTDTQILKEKVLQKKSNALGYKFIGNSDYVCITFNKDILNNEDKNSNEKVHYKFKSNIEVYGLNNGNTICFDNAGRPFDGEIDENLTKIIHTNIIISLKYKNNEQNFTIYPITGSIR, encoded by the coding sequence ATGAAAGCTTTTAGTTTGATGGAACTTATTTTTGTAATTGTGATCATGGGGATATTAAGCTTTATCGGCCTGCAATTTATTCCTGATGAAACTTTAACTACCGATACTCAGATATTAAAAGAAAAAGTATTACAAAAAAAATCAAATGCGTTGGGATATAAATTTATTGGGAACAGTGATTATGTATGTATTACGTTTAATAAAGACATATTAAACAATGAAGATAAAAATTCAAACGAAAAGGTACATTACAAATTTAAATCGAACATTGAAGTTTACGGATTAAATAATGGGAATACAATTTGCTTCGATAATGCAGGAAGGCCATTTGACGGTGAAATTGATGAAAATTTGACAAAGATTATACATACTAATATAATTATTTCGTTAAAATATAAAAATAATGAGCAAAATTTCACAATTTATCCGATTACAGGCTCAATAAGGTGA
- a CDS encoding type II secretion system F family protein has protein sequence MYFKIEYIKNGKMQDIVISAKSVKDAIKKFREKKLGVIINIEEFKKPSLFEEIVKKLDLAKVELEEYIAVLEQMYVMLDAGLAIDMVVGNIKDTIKNKRLRQIFYSLENDIKAGLSLTSAFEKFEKELGKLTVSMIKLGEETGDLASAIKDLSVILHEILDNRKRLKKATRYPMFIVFAMSIAFVIVILFVIPPFKSIFAQLNTELPLPTRFLLWIEASIQEYGLYILLGAFVIFGLITYMYNTNENVRLKMDKLLLKIYIVGPVIKLAMTGRFVYVLQRLIDSGIPILDAVDIALNIIDNTYMKKQFEHIRTAIVTGGTIKQGFEESGMFENMSVQMIAAGEESGSLVLMLQKVSNYYLEKYRYIVDNIAVLIEPILIAAIAGFVMTLALGIFLPMWNLTEAIK, from the coding sequence ATGTACTTTAAAATAGAGTATATTAAAAACGGAAAAATGCAAGATATAGTGATTTCTGCAAAATCCGTAAAAGATGCAATCAAAAAATTTAGAGAAAAAAAACTTGGTGTAATTATTAATATTGAAGAATTTAAAAAACCTTCTTTATTTGAAGAAATTGTTAAAAAACTTGATCTTGCCAAAGTGGAACTTGAAGAATATATTGCGGTATTAGAGCAGATGTATGTTATGCTGGATGCCGGACTTGCAATAGACATGGTGGTGGGAAATATAAAAGACACAATTAAAAATAAAAGATTAAGGCAGATATTTTATTCTTTAGAAAATGATATTAAAGCGGGGTTGTCTTTAACCTCCGCTTTTGAAAAATTTGAAAAAGAACTTGGAAAACTTACCGTTTCAATGATTAAACTCGGAGAAGAAACGGGAGATTTGGCAAGTGCAATTAAAGATTTATCCGTTATATTGCATGAAATACTTGATAACAGAAAAAGATTAAAAAAGGCAACACGTTACCCGATGTTTATAGTGTTTGCCATGAGTATTGCTTTTGTTATTGTTATACTCTTTGTCATACCTCCATTTAAGTCGATATTTGCACAATTAAATACCGAACTCCCTTTACCAACAAGGTTTTTACTCTGGATCGAGGCGTCTATTCAAGAATATGGATTATATATTTTATTAGGAGCTTTCGTTATTTTCGGATTGATTACTTATATGTATAATACTAATGAAAATGTCCGACTCAAAATGGATAAACTGCTTTTAAAAATATACATTGTAGGTCCTGTAATTAAACTTGCCATGACAGGAAGATTCGTATACGTACTGCAAAGGCTTATAGACTCAGGTATTCCGATTTTGGATGCTGTGGATATTGCACTTAATATTATTGATAACACATATATGAAAAAACAGTTTGAACATATTAGAACTGCTATTGTGACAGGAGGTACTATTAAACAAGGATTTGAAGAAAGCGGTATGTTTGAAAATATGTCTGTTCAGATGATTGCTGCAGGTGAAGAGAGCGGATCTCTTGTATTGATGCTGCAAAAAGTAAGTAATTATTATCTTGAGAAATACAGATATATTGTCGATAATATAGCTGTATTGATAGAGCCGATTTTGATAGCGGCGATAGCAGGATTTGTAATGACGCTTGCACTTGGTATATTCCTTCCGATGTGGAATTTGACAGAAGCGATAAAATAG
- the rpsF gene encoding 30S ribosomal protein S6: MSLRHYETMFILKPTLTDEERAKNVENIQNVIKENGGEVAALDKIGVRELAYPIAKFERGDYYIVYYKAPASAVLELERQMRYNEDLLRFMTVKYENKKEIKRWEEMVKNV, from the coding sequence ATGAGTTTAAGACATTATGAAACGATGTTTATTCTTAAGCCTACTCTAACAGATGAAGAGAGAGCTAAGAATGTAGAAAACATCCAAAACGTTATCAAAGAAAACGGTGGAGAAGTAGCAGCATTAGATAAAATCGGTGTAAGAGAACTTGCATATCCGATTGCTAAATTTGAAAGAGGTGATTATTACATAGTTTATTATAAAGCACCTGCAAGCGCAGTACTTGAGCTTGAAAGACAAATGAGATATAACGAGGATCTACTAAGATTCATGACTGTTAAATATGAAAACAAAAAAGAAATCAAACGCTGGGAAGAGATGGTAAAAAATGTATAA